The Bos indicus x Bos taurus breed Angus x Brahman F1 hybrid chromosome 3, Bos_hybrid_MaternalHap_v2.0, whole genome shotgun sequence genome segment ACAGCCGACAGATTCATCTCCTCGTAGAGCGCCTTTACTCGGGCCACCTTCTCAGCCTCCTTCTGCCCATAGTTCTCCTGAAGGGTCGGGGGTAGGAAAACGGGCTTATTAGCCTTACCCCCGCACCTCTAGGTCCCTCCACTCCCCCATCCAGAACCTCTCCAATGCCATTTATTCATTCCATTCCTGCCTCCAGTTTCAAGGGTCTCTGAGTAGCTATGATCTCAaactccagcccccacccccacgccgCCCCCTTCCCAAATGCTCACTCAGTCAGTGGGGTTCAGGCCTCAGCTTCTTCTACCCCAGGATTTCTCAACCCGTGGCCCATTTGAAATTTCTGCCAGACAGTTCTTTGTGGGAAGCTACTGTATGTGTGGTATTTGGCAGCATCTCTGGCTTCTACCCACTAGGGATCCAGtggcacaggcacacacacaccaagttatgatgacaaaaaaaaaaatgtctcctaACACTGTCAAATGCCAGGGTGGGCGggcgtgcgtgcatgtgtgtgtcaaATCACCCCCATTGAAAAACCACTGCTCTTTCCCCTACTCCACGGCTTGGGGACCCACAGCACAGCCTCAGGCACCTGCAGGATTTGGCGCTGCTCTGGAGAGGCCCGCTgcagacactggaccaccagccaGCTGCACTTGTTGTCCTGGATGTCTGTGCCGATCTTACCCGTCATGCTGGGGTCCCCAAAGAGATCGAGGTAATCATCCTGGGCAGAGGGGGTGCAGAAAAGAAGGAACGAAGAGGCTGTAAGGCAGGGAAGGAGCAAAGCTGGAGCCTGTTTTCTGCCAGTGCCCCATGCCTTTCTACCTGAATCTGAAAGAACTCTCCCATCTCCAGCAGGATCTTCTTGGCATGGGCATGCTCCTTCTCCCCATCAATGCCCGCCTACAGAGAAAGGGGGTTAACAAGTCATACACCAGAGGTGCCTGCATCTTCCTGGCTGCTTCCTCCCACGAAGAGGGTCTTGCCCCAGTACAGACCCCCTAAGTCTTCTCTCCTTTCAGACACCCTTGGCTTCCCTGATAAAGGAAGTCCTGGCTGACGGTCCACCCCCTATCCCACTGATTTTAGCTATGGGTCTTCTTGCAAGTCACAGCAGAGATGAGTCCATTCTGGAGGCCGTCAGACTCTCTTCTCTCACAAGGCTCAGTTCCTGAGTCGCTCTGATCCTGCTTCCTAATTTTTTTACCATTTCCAAATTCTTTCACTATGGAAAGGAAACTTGGAGAAGGTCAGCATAGATAGTTAACCCCATGGATTGCCTTTGAATCTAGTCTTCTCCCTCAGCCTGAATTATCTCCTCCCCACTCCTACTACTGTACACAGATGGAGAATTCCTTGTTCCCCCTTGATGGGCTGTCCACTTTCATGTAAACCACTCAGTTCTTTTTTATAATTAGTCCCACGGGTGGGGATTTTATCCACATCTTAtagctgaggaaacagactcagcAAGATTAAGTAGCTTGCTCCATATCTCTCAGCCATTCCTAGTCGGGGCATGCCTGCTCCGTGGCCTCATTATTGAAAGGCCCACATGAGCAGGGCAGCAAGGGATGAAGAGACTCACTCACCATATACATGGCAGCAGCTACAGGAAGGTAAAAGGAGTAGAAAGCTGTCTTGTACTTGACAATAGACTTATACCTGCATGCATGGAGAAGATAAACTCCTTAGAAGGGTTATACACCCCCTCCCAGCCCTCCCTCTCACTGTCCAGATATGGTTCCCATGGTCCCTCACCTCTTTTCTGTGAATCTGCCAAGATCCACGTTGCCCTGGGGAGCTGTGATGAGGTCCAAGGTCTGTCCGATCTCAGTTTGATAAGAACTCTAAGGAGCAGGAAGATGGCCTGTGAACTGGGCTTTCTCCAGGGCTGGAGAACTCTGAAATCTTGGGCCCTACATCCCACAGTAGTTGATAACCGGGTGGTCAGAaagacaggaggaggaagagagggctCCCAAACTCAAGGCCCACACAGTCACACGCATGCCCTTTACCACTCCTTTCAATCACAGAGACACAAGCAAGCCGCCGCCACCAcccgcccccactccctccctcaaTTACTTCCCCTTCCAGGCAAACCTGTGTATCACCCTAAAACAAGACTGTCCCAAAGAGGACAGTGAGCATCGCATATCTGGACGAGAATGTCCCATAGAGGCCAAGGCCACTGTGGGAGCCCTAGTCGGCACCACACCTGCAGGAAGAGCTCGATCAGGTCCAGGTAATAGGGCTGCTCCCGACAGTACAGCTTCAACAGGCGGTAGATGGATGATTCCAGAAGGAAAGCATCATTGATGGCATCCAAACCTATGCCTGGCTGTCAGGGACACAGAAAACAAGCAATCAACTTCTGGCCTAGACTCACACCAAAAACCCATAACACCTCCTCCATAGGCTCCATGTGACCCTTTCCCAGTGGTCTGTTGCCATGCCCACCGCGCTACCTTCCCGCCCACTTACCTTCTGATACCAGCAGGTCTGCCCCCGTCGGGTGAGGGATGAGTCCATAATGTCATCTGACACCAGGAAGAAGGCTTGGAGCTAGGAGGATGGAAAGTGGAATAAGAGTCCCAGGGCTCCTTATGATTGTTCCTTCTACTAGCAGTAGATGCTGCTTTTAAGAATCACTCAACAGGGAAGGTAGGTCAGGATGAGGCTGAGGactggtttttttggccacactgtgtggcttgcgggatcttagttctccaaccagagatcaagcctgtgCCCCCCTACATTGAGAGCATGGAATCtcaaccactgcactgccagggaagttcacTGAGGACTTTTAATCTGGGCTGTGGGACTTTGGAAGATTGTATGACTTCTTTGGCTCAGGCTTCCCAACTATAAAAAGGGACAAAAAACTCCTTTGTTTTCAGAGTAAGAGACATAACAGATCTCCAGACAATCCCTGGTATCAGGGAGATGATGAAATATCTTCATATACTGTACTCCTCCCTGGCCAAAAACTTCGGGGAGGGTTTCAAACAAGATTTTTTCATGCAGCGTGACTTTACATGACTTCAGGAACAAGAAAGGCTGGTTCCTGCCTTCTCTCCGGGCACTGCTTACCCACTCCAGCAAACAGGAACAAAACCCCACCTCAGGAAGCTCATTTAGGAGCCTGAGTCTAATGGGGTGGAACTGAAGTCTGACTCCTGGTAACTTTCACCCATGGCTCTTAAACATCCTCAAAGGGCTTCCTCTTCTGAGTGCCAGCCTCCTGGAAAGTACCAGACTATGCTGGCTCCCTGCAGGACTGTGAACTACCTTGAGGCACAGACGAGGTGTTTGACTGTATGGCATTCCCAAAGCCCAGCACAGTGCTGGCCCATAAATGTTTGTCTAAGAAATACATGAGAGAATGAAGCACTGTAACTTCTCCCAGAGATAATTCTAGCAGCCAGGCTACATATTCCGGCTCCCTCAAACAGCTTGTGAAGACatggtgtgttttttttctttttggccacaccgcatggcttgtgggatcttagttcctcgaccagggattgaatctgggccctacttcagcagtggaagtgctgagccCTAACCAATGGAGCACTACGGGAATTCCTTGAAGACATGGTTTTTAatgtcttgtgtgtgtgctccagTGGATCTGCATGGCTCAGAGGAAGTGCCCACCACTAGCTACCAGCTCAGCTGTGCACAGTGCCGAAAGGGCTATTGTCGTTCCAGGCCAAGTCCTCGGGAAGGAGGTCTCCATCTGCACCTTTCCCTCTGACGTCGCCCTGGAGTGGGGCCTGGGCTTTCCACATTGGGGCACACATTTTATTTACAGTGTGTCTATGTGGAGTGGCATTGTTCCCTGAAGCCACAGCTCCACTGCCTCCCCCGAGTGGCTACAAGGGCCAGCTGGTTTCAACCAGCACCACTCAACCAAGATCGCCTCTGAAGGGCATTCATTCCGTGGCCTCCCtcagtctcctctgcccccaccaaCTGCACTTTCTATCTATTAGGAGAACATTAAACCTACAGTGGTTTTACCACAGTATTGGGTTGGGTTTTTTAGTAATCTCCCCAGGTATATGTCACAGTGGGAAGTAGCGAGAAGCACATCTACATTACCCACACTGCATCCTTACCGAAATGCCTCCTTGCCTATTTCCTCTAGATACGAATCAGACTGGGCTGTGAGCCACTCTATCAAATAATTGGCCTAGACTTTAAAAAGTCTGTTATAATGGAGGAAGTATTCTAAAGACTGAAGAAAAACTAACAAATGCAATGCATCACTTCTGCTTGGATcctagatgtttttaaaaaaaaaaaaaaaaaaaaaaaacaccttatagTAGACAATTGGGGAAgaattatgaatatttaaatatggaATATATATTAGGTAATATTATGATATCAATGTTAACTATCACGACTGTTGCTCTGATTTGAATGCTTCCCcccaaaattcttatgttgaaatcCTCAACTTCAAAGATAACAGTATTAGAAGGTGGACCCTTTGGGAGATGCTCAGATCATGAGGGTGCAAGCCTCATGCAAGGGATTAGTGCCCCTATGAAGGAGACCTCCAAGCACTCCCTTGGCCCTTCCacttgaggacacagcaagaagatgcTGGCTATGAATCAGGAAGAGAAGTCTTGACTCCTGGTAAGACCCAGTCATGTGGGTGCCTTAATCTCAGCCATCCCAACCTTCAGAGCTGTAAGAGAgaaattttctgttgtttataagttaCCCAGTCACTggtattttgctgttgttcagtcgctaggctgtgtacaactctttgcagccccatggactgcagcacgccaggcctccttgtccctcactacctcagagtttgcccaagttcatgtccattgaatcagtgacgtTATCCAACCACcttattttgttatagcagcccaaacagactaagacagatGTGAAAATGCTATTGTGGTTATATAGGCAAATGTCCTTGTTTTTAGGAGGTAAATGCTGAAATAGAAAAGAGGTTGAAGGAGATGTGGTAGAAGCGAAAGGAAGATAAAAGCAGAGATTATAACAAAAATCATCCAAAACAATGGTGCATTGCTCAAATGGAATCTTAAGGGAAGTGGTCACAGTGCAGCTGCGTTTAAGAAaacatgggaattccctggaagtccagtggttaggactcagcatttTCACTGCCAGGACCAAGGGtcatcccttgtcagggaactaagatcccacaagcagcacGGTTTGGTCAAAACAAACCAACTCAACCGCAGGTGAACCCACAGCGCAGCTAAGGTAAGTAACAACTGATTTTACCGGGTGAGCTGCTGAGTCCACCACAGCTCTACGCTTACCCTCCTGCCCTTCACTCCTTGCCTGCTGTCTGTGGCTATGGGCTCCTCAGCACCACCAATCCCTAGAAGGGCACCTCTGTCACCAGGGGCCCCATCCTCAGTGAGGCCATCATCCTTTTACCCCCTTGGAGGCAAATCCCTACTGTATAGCCCCATCTCCCTTACAAGCTCTAGGTTGGAAATTCCACCACCTGCAGGACAGATAGCTCCACCTGATCTGCTCACGCCAAGAGTGCAGCGTGGCCAGTGCTGAGCTCATCACACCCTCCCTCAGGCCAGCTGCTCCTCTCCACAGGCCAGGATCACCCGTCATTCACCAAGCCCAGAGCGTCTTCCCTCCTGGGCTCATCTCCCCACTCCTCAGGGCCTAGCACCCCCCAACTCCAGAACCTAGTCCCCCTGGGAAGCCTAAAATGGAGACTTTAGGCCAGGTGAGCAAACCATACACCTTCAAGAACCAACTGAGCTTGGAGACAGGAAGACTGAGCAAAACAGACAGATCCACACAAGACAGTCCATCTCCAGTCTTGGGGAAGTGGCTTCAACTTCGGCCAACTGTTGCTATATGGGACTCTGGACCCATATCTAGCAATTTTCCATGTGATACAAGACATCTGGGGTTTCATGTGAAATCTCTCCTTTTGTTAGATTTAGggaacttaattttaaaacattttcaaaaactaCCAATAGGCTTCGAGTTTTCAATCTCTGCCATAGAATAATCTTGTAGAAGAACTATCTCACTTTTGTGGCTGTCCTCTACTCAGAAGAAAGAGCTGACAACTTCACGGCCAGTTCCAAGGCCCGGGCCCACCACCAGAGTACAGGTGAAACATGTACCTTCTGGTAAAACAGCCTCCCCATGTGTTAACCCTTATTCACTAAGTCTGGCCCCAGCACACGAGAGGCAGAGAAACACAACCGAGAAGCGAGTTTCAGGCCCATCCCTCctgtcccaccccatcccacccagggCACCCCTACTCTAGTAAACCTCGTCTTCGCCTGCTGTTCCCCATCCTTCTCACCAGTTCCACACACCAGCCCACAGTCAGGGCCCGCTGGAGACTGTCAGGATCTTGTTTCCCAGGCTCCACAAGCTCCCGGAAGGTTATTACCACCGTCAAACCCCGATTGTACTTGCCTCCGATGGCATTGTACTCCAGGACCTGGGGAAAGAGCAGAGGGACAAGGAAGGCATCAGGGTCTGCGGAGCAGCTATTCTGAGATTTCTCCTTGTTTTCTACCACCGGCGACCAGGGAACCTAACTTTATCCTCCTCAATCCCaacccctcctccaggcagcctctgAACTACTACTCTCTTGGCTTCTTCCAAGTTGTGGAGCACAGCTGGAAGTTCCCCAGTCCCCAGGCTCTCTCTGCGTTGTCTTCTTCAGAACACTGGAAGGCTCCATACTGGAGATTAAAATCTGCTCCCAAACCCAGACAGGGCTTGAACCCGGGGAAAACTCTTGTGTGTGCCAAGGGAATGGCTAGCTCAGGTCTCTCCCATCCCCATTCCTCCTTTCTCAGCCACCTCCTCTGCACCCCACTTCACAGTTCAGCCTATCTGCAAATAAAAAGACTCTCACTTAACTAATAAGACaagccccctcctccccaaattAGCCAGAGAACAGCTTGGAGGGCACTCAGGTTGGGGGGACCATCCGCTACTCCTTCAGTGGCATCGCTTTCTGCTGCCCTGTTGTCAACCAGATGGAGTTCATTGGGAGGACTTCCCTTTTTAATCTCCATCCCAGTACAGACTTCCTTTTCCTTAGTTTGCCTCAGACAAATGAGACAGCATTACAAAAAGAATTGCTAGATACTCCAAAAGAATAAGGCAACTTAGGTATCTCAAAAAACAGTTCCTGCCCTAGAGGAGGGGTTTCTGATGGAACACTACCTTCCCTCAGCCCCACCTCAGActgcttcctcccttcctcccaggtCCCTGCCAAGGTAGCCCCTTATGATTTCTGGACACCTAATTCCCTGTCTCAACAAAATCAAAGACTTACCCGGATCAAGGCCTTCACTCCCAGGGAGCTCAACCCCTATGCAAAGCAGTATGTCTGGCCTACCAGAACCACAAAGCTGGATTGATTGGACCTGCCCGGGCTCCGGCCCCTCCAGAATGGACCCAGAGTCTCTCAGATAAAAGTCTGTTCCGACACCTGTCAAAAGTCACCCCAGAGCCAGAGAGAGACCCCACACATGTGCAGAGATTGCAAAGGTTCACCCTCTCAAGTTGTAAATCCCTCACCTCCTTGAGTCGGGTAATGGCATCTCCTATCTCTGGATGCCCAATGTCCTCCTCAGTCAGCACCTTGACAATCTGGGAGAAGTGCTGGATGAAATCCTGCCTTTCTTGGGCGTAAGCGTCCAATTTCTGGTCTCCATTCATTCTGAGGGAGGAGTAAAATGCTCTGACAAGAAGGAGGACAAGTCAGAAACCTAATCAGCTGCTCCCCTCCCCAAGGCCCCTCACCCCTGCCAAACTCaccgaggctcctctgtccacgctTGCCGCCAGCAGCGGGCACTGTGCCAGGCCCCCAGGACTGGGCACCCGTGCCCCAGGGTGGGTCGCTGTAGGGGACCCAGCAACCTGTCCTGGGGCACCCAGCACGGGGCTGGCAGCAAGAAGACCCCCACAGATCTCAGCCAGCGGGACAGGGGCAGCATGGGAGGTGGCATAGGCAGGGGGCATTGAGCACTCCCTGCAGGGGCAAGCACCAGAGGCAGATGCACGCTGTCAGCTCCCCAAGTCACCCTCCAACCTTTCACCTCTGTACCCAGAATGCCCCACTCTCTTCTGGGCTAAGCTGGAGGGCACTTACAGAAAGAAATGCAGGGAACAAAAAGTACGGCTGGGTAACCGAGACTCAGCTGATCACACTTAAAATAAGAAGGCTAGGACTCAAAGCCACCTAACTTTACCCGGTTGAGGAACCGTTAACGCCTCCACCAGGGAGCCTCTGGAATTGTTCTACTCTTACTTTCTTCCTCTAAATTCTGGAGCACAGACTGGAGAATCCAGAGTAAAGGACCTCAGGACCGGGGGCTGGGAGGATTTTTATATCACCCTCTTTTATGGAGGCCAAACTGAGGCTCTAGGAGGTAGGAGGATATCGGGGGAATGGCAGCGCCAAatctagaacccaggtctccctcggTAGGCAGGAAGAGGGGAGCGCAGGCTTTGACACGTGAAAGCAGAACCCCTGGGTACTATGGACATGTAGTCTGGGGCTCTGGGACTGGACCCTCACAGAGCCAGGATTGTGCTGACAGCCTCGGAGCAACACTGGGTGGGTGGGTAGGGTTCGCAGCGGAAGAGCAAAGCAGGGTGCAGTTATATTGGGATTCCAGGAAACCACATGGCAGAGTTTGGGAGTTTCTGCACATCCACGGTGTCAGCCAGTCGGTCCCACCAATTCCCAAAACGGGGGAACAGCGACGCAACAGACTGGACCTCCTGTGCCTTAAAGTTGCGCTACAGAGGTAAGACCGAGTTTCTAGCCCCTGCCTCCGGTCCCAGCCCTCAACCTCTCTCACCTGTTCCTGGATGCGGGTTGCAGATCCAGATTGTTGGAGGGGTACTCCTAAAAGCTGGACCGCTCGGCGCTCGGGTCGCTGGATCTAGTAGTTCTCGACCTCCTTTCACTATAGGCAGCAATGCTTCACTAGACTACAATTCCCGACATGCCACAGGAGGGGCAACGATTACGCGATCTAGCGCGGGCTGGCTGGGCGGAGACGAGCCACATTGATTGGCTACTTCCCCTCGTAAGAGCATGAGGCCCTGTAACCAACAGCCAATGGAAGGTCTGCCCCCCGGGACCTAAAGCTAAGAGGGCTGGAGTGGGCGGAAGATGGGGTGAGGTTGTAAGGAGTCGTAGTGAAAGAGAAACAGGTTTGGAATTGCTTGAACTCAGGCTCTCAACAGTCGTTCTTTACTACTCAAATTGTCATTATTTTCCTGTGCAGTTGAGTAGCACGTTACTAAAACCCCAGGGAGACCAACATGGCTACTTAACTGGTTGTCTAACTTGGGCAAATCATATAACTTCCGAGCCTCAATTGACGGCTTTGAAACTACCTTCCCTTATTTGTTAAATTAGGATAACACCCTATAAAGTATATAAAGTGCTTTAAGTGCTCAAAGCGAAGACTCAAGCAGAAACCAGAACCTTTATCCCTACActcacgtacacacacacacagtttactCACCCACcgtgagtaacacacacacacatacacaccccgtacacacacacagactccttaccaacacacacaccccccatatACATACaccctatacacacacactccttacacacacatacccttTACACATAACACTTTTTACCAGCCACCATGGGTAATACACACATACAAGTTTACACACACATCAtgggtaacacacacacacaccctgtacacacacaccccttaaacacacacaccccccccttatacacacacatcttacacacacacacaccccttaccCACCCACCATGGATAATTATATAaaaactgaaaccataaaataGAAGATAACATAAGggccagtcagtcagttcagttcagtcgctcagtcgtgtccaactctttgcgaccccataaatcacagcacaccaggcctccctgtccatcaccaactcccggagttcacccaaactcatgtccatcgagtcggtgatgccacccaaccatctcatcctctgtcattcccttctcctctgcccccaatgcctcccagcatcagagtcttttccaatgagtcaactcttcgcatgagatggccaaagtattggagtttcagctttagcatcattccttccaaagaacacccaggactgatcccctttaggatggactggttggatctccttgcagtccaagggactctcaagagtcttctccaacaccacagttcaaaagcatcaattctttggtgctcagctttcttcaccaactctcacatccatacatgaccactggaaaaaccatagccttgactagacagacctttgttggcaaagtaatgtctctgcttttcaatatgctatctaggttggtcataactttccttccaaggagtaagcatcttttaatttcatggatgcagtcaccatctgcagagattttggagccccgaaaaataaagtctgacactgtttccactgtttccccatctatttaccgcaaagtgatgggaccggatgtcatgatcttagttttctgaatgttgagctttaagccaacttttccactctcctctttcactttcatcaagaggatttttaagtttctcttcactttctgccataagggtggtgtcatctgcatatctgaggttcttgatatttctcccagcaatcttgattccagcttatgcttcatccagcccagcatttctcatgatgtactctgcatagaagttaaaacaagcagggtgacaatatacagccctgacatactcctttttctatttggaaccagtctgttgttccatgttcagttctaactgttgcttcctgacctgcatacggatttctcaagaagcagatcaggtggtctagtattcccatctctttcagaactttccacagtttattgtgatccacacagtcaaaggctttgacatagtcataaagcagaaatagatgtttttctggaactctcttcctttttccatgatccagcggatgttggcaatttaatctctggttccagGGTAAGCCTTCATATTTTGGATTTGGCAATAGATTCTTAaatgtgacaccaaaagcataggcaatgacagcaacaacaaaaaggcaaatCGGACTTCATCAAAGTTAAGAATGTTCGTACATCAAAGAGCACTATCATGACTGGAAAAAACActacaaaatggaagaaaatatttgcaaatcatatacctcATAAGGATTCAATATCcaagatatataaagaacttctaaGACTCCACAACAAAAACACAACCaacccaattagaaaatgggcaaaggacttaagtagacatttcttcaaagaaaatacacaaatggccaataagcacttGAAAAGAGTCTCAATAcgattagtcattcagttcagttcagttcagttgctcagtcgtgtccgactctttgcaaccccgtgaatcccagcacaccaggcctccctgtccatcaccaactcctgcagttcactcagactcaacatccatcgagtcagtgatgccatccagccatctcatcctctgtcttccccttctcctcctcccccaatccctcccagcatcattgctgctgctgctactgctgctaagttgcttcagttgtgtctaactctgtgcgaccccagagatgccagcccaccaggctcagccatccctgggattctccaggcaagaacactagagtgggttgccatttccttctccagtgcataaaagtgaaaagtgaaaatgaagtcactcagtcgtgtccgactcctagtgaccccatggactgcagcccaccgggctcctccatccatgggatttgccaggcaagagtactggaatggggtgccattgccttctccacccacatcattaggtaaatgcaaatcaaaaccataatgcgATACTACTTACACATTAGACTAGctatagcaaaaacaaaacaaaaaaaactgaaaataacaaacATCAGTGAGGACAGAGAAATTTGAATCCCCATaaattgctagtgggaatgtaaggCGGTACAGTTGCTAACAAAAGCAGTTTGatggttcctcaaaatattaaacagaGAATTACCGTATGACCCAGAAATGCCCCTCCTAGGGATATACCCAAAGGAAAATAGAGATACAAACAAACTTGTACactagtgttcattgcagcattattcacaacagccaaaaagtggaagcaacccaagggtccatcaacagatgagtggataaacaaaatgtggtatacattgatacataaatggaatattttttttttttttactttttctcatttgtcttttttaaaatcccaACCCAATGACTTCTGATCATATCTCAATGTGTGGAACTAAGTCACTTGGCCATCTCAGGCAGTATGAAAAGTTagaccatacagtatttgttagGTACAGTGCCTCCTCTTAAAAAATGTAAGtgtgaaacaaaacattttatacaccactaaaaaagaaaaaaaattttaccaATGACACTATCAcatgattttcttttcacttagaaTATTAAT includes the following:
- the FDPS gene encoding farnesyl pyrophosphate synthase isoform X1, which codes for MPPPMLPLSRWLRSVGVFLLPAPCWVPQDRLLGPLQRPTLGHGCPVLGAWHSARCWRQAWTEEPRAFYSSLRMNGDQKLDAYAQERQDFIQHFSQIVKVLTEEDIGHPEIGDAITRLKEVLEYNAIGGKYNRGLTVVITFRELVEPGKQDPDSLQRALTVGWCVELLQAFFLVSDDIMDSSLTRRGQTCWYQKPGIGLDAINDAFLLESSIYRLLKLYCREQPYYLDLIELFLQSSYQTEIGQTLDLITAPQGNVDLGRFTEKRYKSIVKYKTAFYSFYLPVAAAMYMAGIDGEKEHAHAKKILLEMGEFFQIQDDYLDLFGDPSMTGKIGTDIQDNKCSWLVVQCLQRASPEQRQILQENYGQKEAEKVARVKALYEEMNLSAVYMQYEEDSYNHIMGLIEQYAAPLPPAIFLGLAQKIYKRKK
- the FDPS gene encoding farnesyl pyrophosphate synthase isoform X2 → MNGDQKLDAYAQERQDFIQHFSQIVKVLTEEDIGHPEIGDAITRLKEVLEYNAIGGKYNRGLTVVITFRELVEPGKQDPDSLQRALTVGWCVELLQAFFLVSDDIMDSSLTRRGQTCWYQKPGIGLDAINDAFLLESSIYRLLKLYCREQPYYLDLIELFLQSSYQTEIGQTLDLITAPQGNVDLGRFTEKRYKSIVKYKTAFYSFYLPVAAAMYMAGIDGEKEHAHAKKILLEMGEFFQIQDDYLDLFGDPSMTGKIGTDIQDNKCSWLVVQCLQRASPEQRQILQENYGQKEAEKVARVKALYEEMNLSAVYMQYEEDSYNHIMGLIEQYAAPLPPAIFLGLAQKIYKRKK